A region of Catellicoccus marimammalium M35/04/3 DNA encodes the following proteins:
- the hslO gene encoding Hsp33 family molecular chaperone HslO — protein sequence MTKDYLVRALCFNDTIRAVAVTATGVVNEAHLAHDTWNTATAALGRTLIAGLLLGSSQKGQEHMTIKVQGNGPIGTILVDANAKGEVKGYAQNPHVSLPSNAQGKLDVRGAVGTEGSLTVIKDLGLKEPFVGQVPLVSGELGEDFTNYMASSEQIPSAIGLSVLVDTDESVRAAGGFMIQVMPGATEETITEIEQRLAKLPFVSTLIDEGKTPEEILAAILGEENMTILDREPVAFACDCSKEKFAQALTRIGGDALQEMIDEDEGAETVCHFCNSKYQFDKAELEELQKLAQVQEAEDEA from the coding sequence ATGACAAAAGATTATTTAGTACGTGCCTTATGCTTTAACGATACAATTCGTGCCGTAGCTGTAACTGCGACAGGAGTAGTAAATGAAGCACATTTAGCGCATGACACTTGGAATACAGCAACTGCCGCTTTAGGTCGTACCCTAATTGCGGGATTATTATTAGGTTCAAGTCAAAAAGGACAAGAACATATGACGATCAAAGTACAAGGAAATGGTCCCATTGGAACCATTTTAGTGGATGCCAATGCCAAAGGCGAAGTAAAAGGTTATGCTCAAAATCCACATGTAAGTTTACCTTCTAATGCGCAAGGAAAATTAGATGTCCGTGGAGCAGTAGGAACAGAAGGTTCATTAACTGTCATTAAGGATTTAGGATTAAAAGAACCTTTTGTCGGCCAAGTGCCACTTGTTTCAGGAGAATTAGGAGAAGACTTTACAAATTATATGGCTTCAAGTGAACAAATCCCTTCTGCGATTGGCTTATCTGTTTTAGTGGATACTGATGAAAGTGTTCGTGCTGCTGGTGGATTTATGATTCAAGTAATGCCAGGTGCAACCGAAGAAACAATTACAGAAATTGAACAACGTTTGGCAAAATTACCTTTCGTTTCTACTTTAATTGATGAAGGAAAAACACCAGAAGAAATTTTAGCAGCGATCTTAGGGGAAGAAAATATGACGATTTTAGATCGTGAACCCGTTGCTTTTGCTTGTGATTGCTCCAAAGAAAAATTTGCTCAAGCATTAACTCGTATCGGTGGCGATGCTTTACAAGAAATGATTGATGAAGATGAAGGCGCAGAAACGGTTTGTCATTTCTGTAATTCAAAATATCAATTTGATAAAGCAGAGTTAGAAGAATTACAAAAATTAGCCCAAGTACAAGAAGCAGAGGATGAAGCATAA
- the dusB gene encoding tRNA dihydrouridine synthase DusB translates to MEMKWKIGDVEIPNRVVVAPMAGISNAAFRVTVKEAGAGLIVCEMISDKGIHFRNQKTLDMLYIDEREHPISVQIFGGDKDTLVEAAQFVEENTAADIIDINMGCPVNKVIKAEAGAKWLQDPDKVYQMMEAVASSVDIPVTVKMRTGWDQDHVYAVENAKAAEAAGAAAIAMHGRTRAQMYEGHADWDILAKVKANINIPFMGNGDVRTPEDAKRMLDETGCDAVMIGRAALGNPWMIYRTCHYLETGEIVEEPSLEVKIDTAKLHLRRLIALKGENLACREFRQHAAYYLKGIPRASKTKVLLNQAETQAEMEAILDDFLAKQLSNQ, encoded by the coding sequence ATGGAAATGAAATGGAAGATTGGTGATGTAGAAATTCCAAATCGCGTTGTTGTTGCGCCAATGGCTGGAATTAGTAACGCTGCCTTTCGTGTAACTGTAAAGGAAGCTGGAGCAGGCTTAATTGTTTGTGAAATGATCAGTGATAAAGGAATTCATTTCCGTAACCAAAAAACATTAGATATGCTTTATATTGATGAACGTGAGCATCCAATTAGTGTACAAATTTTTGGTGGTGATAAAGATACATTAGTAGAAGCTGCTCAATTTGTAGAAGAAAATACAGCAGCTGATATTATTGATATCAATATGGGTTGCCCAGTAAATAAAGTAATTAAAGCAGAAGCTGGTGCAAAATGGTTACAAGATCCAGATAAAGTTTATCAAATGATGGAAGCTGTAGCTTCTTCGGTTGATATTCCTGTAACTGTAAAAATGCGTACCGGTTGGGACCAAGATCATGTTTATGCTGTAGAAAATGCTAAAGCAGCTGAAGCAGCTGGAGCAGCAGCAATTGCAATGCATGGTCGTACTCGTGCTCAAATGTATGAAGGACATGCGGATTGGGACATTTTAGCGAAAGTAAAAGCTAATATTAATATTCCATTTATGGGCAATGGTGATGTGCGTACTCCAGAAGATGCAAAACGAATGTTAGATGAAACAGGTTGTGATGCGGTAATGATTGGTCGAGCAGCATTAGGAAATCCATGGATGATTTATCGTACTTGTCATTATTTAGAGACTGGGGAAATCGTAGAAGAACCAAGTTTAGAAGTGAAAATTGATACTGCGAAATTGCATTTACGTCGTTTAATTGCCTTAAAAGGTGAAAACCTAGCTTGTCGTGAATTTAGACAACATGCAGCTTATTATTTGAAAGGAATTCCTCGTGCTTCTAAAACAAAAGTCTTATTAAACCAAGCAGAGACACAAGCAGAAATGGAAGCAATTTTGGATGACTTTTTAGCGAAACAACTGTCAAATCAATAG
- the lysS gene encoding lysine--tRNA ligase yields the protein MSENKPLEEMNDQLLVRRQKMAHLQEEGINPFGGRFERSHDFKTLHEEYDEASKEELAEAQIEVQIAGRVMTKRGKGKAGFAHLQDRTGQLQIYVRQDSVGEENYGLFKQADLGDFLGVKGHLMKTNTGELSVKATHLTVLSKALRPLPEKYHGLTNVEQRYRQRYLDLISNRESFDKFIMRSEIIKSIRDYLNGQGYLEVETPVLHNQAGGASARPFITHHNALDMEFYLRIALELHLKRLIIGGMEKVYEIGRVFRNEGIDTTHNPEFTLLEVYTAYTDYEDVMELTEGIFKNAAQTVLGKTVIPYGEYEIDLGTPWRRLHMVDAVSEATGVDFWQQMTDEEARAIGKEHGIEVEDTMSYGQVINDLFEKYVEETLIQPTFVYGHPVEISPLAKKNEEDPRFTDRFELFIAGHEYANAYSELNDPIDQRSRFEAQDLARENGDDEAHGVDEDYLEAMEYGMPPTGGLGIGIDRLVMLLTNSQSIRDVLLFPAMR from the coding sequence ATGAGCGAAAACAAACCGTTAGAAGAAATGAATGACCAATTATTGGTTCGTCGTCAAAAAATGGCTCACTTACAAGAAGAAGGAATCAATCCTTTTGGTGGTCGTTTTGAACGTAGTCATGATTTTAAAACTTTACATGAAGAATATGATGAAGCTTCAAAAGAAGAATTAGCTGAAGCTCAAATTGAAGTACAAATTGCTGGCCGTGTAATGACAAAACGTGGAAAAGGGAAAGCTGGATTTGCTCACTTACAAGACCGCACAGGACAATTACAAATTTATGTTCGTCAAGATAGTGTCGGTGAAGAAAATTATGGACTTTTCAAACAAGCAGACTTAGGAGACTTCTTAGGAGTAAAAGGTCACTTAATGAAAACAAATACAGGAGAGTTATCTGTTAAAGCGACTCACTTAACTGTATTATCAAAAGCATTACGTCCATTACCAGAAAAATATCATGGATTAACGAATGTAGAACAACGTTACCGTCAACGTTATTTAGATTTAATTTCTAATCGTGAAAGTTTTGATAAATTCATCATGCGTAGTGAAATTATTAAATCTATCCGTGACTACTTAAACGGACAAGGTTACTTAGAAGTAGAAACTCCAGTGTTACATAACCAAGCCGGAGGAGCTTCTGCTCGTCCATTCATTACTCACCATAATGCGTTAGATATGGAATTTTACTTACGTATCGCTTTAGAATTACACTTAAAACGTTTAATCATTGGTGGAATGGAAAAAGTATATGAAATTGGTCGTGTATTCCGTAACGAAGGAATTGATACTACTCATAATCCAGAATTTACTTTATTGGAAGTATATACTGCATATACAGATTACGAAGATGTAATGGAATTAACAGAAGGAATCTTCAAAAATGCAGCACAAACAGTATTAGGAAAAACTGTAATTCCTTACGGTGAATATGAAATTGATTTAGGTACTCCATGGCGTCGTTTACACATGGTAGATGCTGTTTCTGAAGCAACAGGAGTAGATTTCTGGCAACAAATGACAGATGAAGAAGCTCGTGCTATCGGAAAAGAACATGGTATTGAAGTAGAAGATACAATGTCTTACGGTCAAGTTATCAATGACTTATTTGAAAAATATGTAGAAGAAACATTAATTCAACCAACTTTTGTTTATGGTCATCCAGTAGAAATTTCACCATTAGCGAAGAAAAATGAAGAAGATCCTCGCTTTACAGATCGTTTCGAATTATTTATTGCTGGTCATGAATACGCAAATGCTTATAGCGAATTGAATGACCCAATCGATCAACGTTCTCGTTTCGAAGCTCAAGATTTAGCTCGTGAAAACGGGGATGACGAAGCTCATGGTGTGGATGAAGATTACCTAGAAGCAATGGAATATGGTATGCCACCAACAGGAGGCTTAGGAATTGGAATTGACCGTTTAGTAATGTTATTAACAAACTCTCAATCTATCCGCGATGTATTATTATTCCCAGCTATGCGCTAA
- the rpiA gene encoding ribose-5-phosphate isomerase RpiA produces the protein MNLKEIAARKAAEFVEDGMIVGLGTGSTAYYFVEALGERMKKEGLNIVGVTTSHATAKQAEALGIPLKSINEVASVDLTVDGADEVDRNGQGIKGGGGALLYEKVVATYSKTYVWIIDESKEKEYLGAFPLPIEVVPYGSERLFQLFVEKGMEPTWRKTEDGKLFVTDGGHFIIDCHMDKIQDPITLANELDHLTGVVEHGLFINMVNAIVVGTERDGAVVVQNTNKHK, from the coding sequence ATGAACTTAAAAGAAATCGCTGCCCGCAAAGCTGCTGAATTTGTGGAAGATGGCATGATTGTTGGTTTAGGAACAGGCTCAACGGCTTACTATTTTGTAGAAGCACTTGGGGAACGTATGAAAAAAGAAGGATTAAACATTGTAGGAGTAACGACTTCTCATGCGACTGCAAAACAAGCAGAGGCTTTAGGAATTCCTTTGAAATCCATCAATGAAGTCGCAAGTGTAGACTTAACCGTAGATGGTGCTGATGAAGTTGATCGTAATGGTCAAGGAATTAAAGGCGGTGGTGGTGCCTTACTTTATGAAAAAGTAGTGGCTACTTATTCAAAAACCTATGTTTGGATTATCGATGAAAGCAAAGAAAAAGAATATTTAGGAGCTTTCCCTCTACCAATTGAAGTCGTCCCTTATGGTAGTGAACGTTTATTCCAACTTTTTGTTGAAAAAGGAATGGAACCTACTTGGCGTAAAACAGAAGATGGAAAACTTTTTGTCACAGACGGTGGACATTTCATTATCGACTGTCACATGGATAAAATTCAAGATCCTATCACTCTAGCAAACGAACTAGATCATCTTACTGGAGTAGTAGAACACGGATTATTCATCAATATGGTCAATGCCATTGTAGTAGGAACAGAACGCGATGGTGCAGTAGTGGTTCAAAATACAAATAAACATAAATAA